One window of the Granulicella arctica genome contains the following:
- a CDS encoding beta-ketoacyl-[acyl-carrier-protein] synthase family protein, translated as MNRVVVTGLGCITPIGKTVDEFSTALFAGATGIGPLRAFPEAPSGDPLNPNLRFSRYAEVKDFDPAPFLSSGQIVATDRSAQFAILAARQAVEHSGFLQSHTPEAIAIITGCSTGGRNSEEHETGRLYNQNARVHPLTVIRTMSSAGASYIATENNITGPTLNISTACSSGTHAIGLAFQMVRSGMVTSAIAGGHEAPLTLGFLRAWDSMRVVSPTQCRPFSADRDGMTLGEGSATLILETLESARARNATIYAEIVGFGMSADAHHITQPKAEGAAEAMRRAVKDAGASLDEVDYINAHGTGTQVNDTVEAAAIHQVFGERAAHIPVTSTKALHGHSIGATGAIEALATILALSEGKLPANAGVTAVDPALDLDVILDSYRVSTPKLALTNSLAFGGLNAVLAIRPFIA; from the coding sequence GTGAACCGCGTCGTCGTCACTGGTCTAGGCTGCATCACCCCCATCGGCAAGACGGTGGACGAGTTCAGCACCGCTCTCTTCGCCGGAGCCACCGGAATCGGCCCGCTCCGCGCCTTCCCCGAAGCTCCCTCAGGCGACCCCCTCAACCCGAACCTCCGTTTCAGCCGCTACGCAGAGGTCAAGGACTTCGACCCGGCACCCTTCCTCTCCTCAGGCCAGATCGTCGCCACCGACCGCAGCGCCCAGTTCGCCATCCTCGCCGCCCGCCAGGCCGTCGAACACAGCGGCTTCCTTCAGTCGCATACCCCCGAGGCCATCGCCATCATTACCGGCTGTTCCACCGGCGGCCGCAACTCCGAGGAGCACGAAACCGGTCGCCTCTATAACCAGAACGCCCGCGTCCACCCCCTCACCGTCATCCGCACCATGTCGAGCGCAGGCGCAAGCTACATCGCGACCGAGAACAACATCACCGGCCCAACGCTCAACATCTCGACAGCCTGTTCCTCCGGCACCCACGCCATCGGCCTGGCCTTCCAGATGGTTCGCTCCGGAATGGTCACATCAGCCATCGCGGGAGGACACGAAGCCCCGCTGACACTGGGCTTCCTCCGCGCCTGGGACTCGATGCGCGTCGTCTCCCCCACCCAATGCCGACCCTTCTCAGCCGACCGTGACGGCATGACCCTCGGCGAAGGCTCAGCGACCCTCATCCTCGAAACCCTCGAGAGCGCCCGGGCCCGCAACGCCACCATCTACGCTGAGATCGTCGGCTTCGGCATGTCCGCGGACGCCCACCACATCACCCAGCCCAAGGCCGAGGGCGCAGCCGAAGCCATGCGTCGCGCCGTCAAGGATGCCGGAGCCTCGCTCGACGAAGTCGACTACATCAATGCGCACGGCACAGGAACCCAGGTCAACGACACAGTCGAAGCTGCTGCGATTCACCAGGTCTTCGGCGAACGCGCCGCCCACATTCCGGTCACCTCGACCAAGGCGCTCCACGGCCACTCGATCGGAGCGACCGGCGCAATCGAGGCTCTGGCCACCATCCTCGCGCTCTCCGAAGGCAAGCTGCCCGCAAACGCTGGCGTAACCGCAGTCGATCCGGCTCTCGATCTCGATGTCATCCTCGACAGCTACCGCGTCTCCACCCCCAAGCTGGCCCTCACGAATTCGCTGGCCTTCGGTGGCCTCAACGCCGTCCTTGCGATCCGTCCCTTCATCGCATGA
- the htpG gene encoding molecular chaperone HtpG, whose product MAKQEFQTEVSQLLQLIIHSLYSHPEIFLRELISNSSDALDKLRHLTLTDETFKSLPFDPRISLELDEENKTLTLSDTGIGMNEEDLIANLGTIARSGTKNFLAQLTADAKKDSNLIGQFGVGFYSAFMVADRVEVVSRKAGEEQAFRWISDGKSGFDIEPASRDVAGTTILLHFNEEGAQYANSWRLQEIVKKYSNHIAFPIFLTYDKSEWNEEEKKSDKIRTTEQVNAASALWRRSKNELKDEDYKELYKSITGDYADPLFWFHTRAEGSLDYTTLFYIPSKAPLDLYQSDYKVGVKLYVKRVFILDDAKELLPQYLRFVRGIIDSEDLPLNVSRELLQQNRVLTSIRNASVKKILSELKNIATNKPEEYLKFITEFNRPLKEGVHGDYANRETLLDLVRVKSTKVDGLTSFADVKSRMKEDQKSLYYITGGAEALLRTSPLLEIYKKKGIEVIILDDDIDEIVFSGVDKYGDLDLKAVSKASTSDDLKDETEPDQAEALKPLLDKLKATLGDRVKDVRASVRLADSPSCIVSDEEEPSLQMQQMLRAMGQTEMPASKPTLEINPDHEIVKKLLARIDDVTTEDAAWLLLDQALLMEGVPLLDPASFVQRLNRILNLSI is encoded by the coding sequence ATGGCGAAACAAGAGTTCCAAACAGAAGTCAGTCAACTGCTCCAACTGATCATCCACTCGCTTTACTCGCACCCGGAGATCTTCCTCCGCGAACTCATCTCGAATTCTTCCGACGCACTCGACAAACTCCGTCACCTCACCCTGACTGACGAGACATTCAAGTCACTCCCCTTCGATCCCCGCATCTCGCTTGAGTTGGACGAAGAGAACAAGACCCTTACCCTCAGCGACACCGGCATCGGCATGAACGAGGAGGACCTCATTGCCAATCTGGGCACGATCGCTCGTTCGGGCACCAAGAACTTCCTCGCGCAACTCACCGCCGACGCAAAGAAAGATTCCAACCTTATTGGCCAGTTCGGTGTCGGCTTCTACAGTGCCTTCATGGTCGCCGATCGCGTAGAGGTCGTCTCCCGTAAAGCTGGCGAGGAGCAGGCCTTCCGCTGGATCTCCGACGGCAAATCCGGCTTCGACATAGAGCCAGCCTCCCGAGATGTAGCCGGCACCACGATACTCCTCCACTTCAACGAAGAGGGTGCGCAGTACGCCAATAGCTGGCGATTGCAGGAGATTGTCAAAAAGTACTCCAACCATATCGCCTTCCCCATCTTCCTCACCTACGACAAGAGCGAGTGGAACGAGGAGGAGAAGAAGTCCGACAAGATCCGCACCACCGAGCAGGTCAACGCAGCCAGCGCCTTGTGGCGTCGCTCCAAGAACGAGCTCAAAGATGAGGACTACAAAGAGCTCTACAAATCCATCACCGGCGACTACGCCGATCCGCTCTTCTGGTTTCATACCCGTGCAGAGGGCAGCCTCGACTACACCACCCTCTTCTACATCCCCTCAAAAGCGCCGCTCGACCTCTACCAGTCTGACTACAAGGTAGGCGTCAAGCTCTACGTCAAACGTGTCTTCATCCTCGACGACGCAAAGGAGCTTCTCCCTCAATACCTCCGCTTCGTGCGCGGCATCATCGACAGCGAAGACCTGCCCCTCAACGTAAGCCGCGAACTTCTCCAGCAAAATCGCGTCCTCACCAGCATCCGCAACGCCAGCGTCAAGAAGATCCTCTCCGAGCTGAAGAACATCGCCACCAACAAGCCCGAGGAGTACCTGAAGTTCATCACCGAGTTCAACCGCCCTCTCAAGGAAGGTGTCCACGGCGATTACGCCAATCGCGAGACGTTGCTCGATCTAGTCCGCGTCAAGTCCACCAAGGTCGACGGTCTCACCAGCTTCGCCGATGTAAAGTCGCGCATGAAGGAAGATCAGAAGAGCCTCTACTACATCACCGGCGGCGCAGAGGCGCTTCTGCGCACCTCCCCCCTGCTTGAGATCTATAAGAAGAAGGGTATCGAGGTCATCATCCTCGACGACGACATCGACGAGATCGTCTTCTCGGGCGTCGACAAGTACGGCGACCTCGACCTCAAGGCCGTCAGCAAGGCCTCGACCAGTGACGACCTGAAGGATGAGACCGAGCCTGATCAGGCCGAAGCGTTGAAGCCGCTGCTCGACAAGCTGAAAGCCACCCTCGGCGACCGTGTGAAAGATGTACGCGCCTCCGTTCGCCTCGCCGACAGCCCGTCCTGCATCGTCTCGGACGAAGAGGAACCATCACTCCAGATGCAGCAGATGCTGCGCGCCATGGGTCAGACGGAGATGCCTGCATCGAAGCCAACGCTCGAGATCAACCCCGATCACGAGATCGTCAAGAAGCTCCTCGCCCGCATCGACGATGTGACGACGGAAGATGCTGCGTGGCTCCTCCTCGATCAGGCTCTCCTGATGGAAGGCGTGCCGCTCCTTGACCCCGCATCGTTCGTGCAGCGTCTCAACCGCATCCTCAACCTGTCCATCTAA
- a CDS encoding TTC39/IML2 family protein encodes MRSTCYTPAPASIIIMRILQLVFCCLLLATPAAFAAASYPAALDRGYRDLYNLDFASAHTTFQQYAASHPEDPMPVASDAAAYLFGEFDRLHIIDVQLFADQDRFDHRSKLTPDPAVRRAFDDRTTQAGRLADTALSRNPKDANALYVKTCISGMQSDYALLIEKRDLAALNLSKQSSALSKQVLAVDPTMYDAYLASGVENYMLSLKPAPIRFFLGITGSATNKEEGIRLLRITAQQGHYLAPFARMMLAVAALRDNRPQEAKNILVALSKQFPRNSLYQREIARIPQ; translated from the coding sequence ATGAGATCCACCTGTTACACCCCGGCTCCTGCCTCGATCATCATCATGCGCATCCTGCAGCTAGTCTTTTGTTGTCTTCTCCTCGCGACTCCAGCAGCCTTTGCCGCCGCAAGCTATCCAGCTGCCCTCGACCGTGGCTACCGCGACCTTTACAACCTCGACTTCGCCAGCGCCCACACCACCTTTCAGCAATACGCGGCCAGCCACCCCGAAGATCCCATGCCCGTCGCCTCCGACGCTGCCGCCTATCTCTTCGGAGAGTTTGACCGCCTCCACATCATCGACGTTCAACTCTTCGCCGATCAGGACCGCTTCGATCACCGCTCGAAGCTCACGCCCGACCCAGCAGTCCGCAGGGCTTTTGACGACCGCACCACCCAGGCAGGCCGCCTCGCCGATACCGCTCTCAGCCGTAACCCGAAGGATGCCAACGCCCTCTACGTCAAAACCTGCATCAGCGGCATGCAGTCCGACTACGCCCTCCTTATCGAGAAGCGCGATCTCGCCGCTCTCAACCTCAGCAAACAGTCCAGCGCGCTCTCGAAGCAGGTCCTCGCCGTCGATCCCACCATGTACGATGCCTACCTTGCCTCCGGTGTCGAAAACTACATGCTTAGCCTCAAGCCGGCCCCAATCCGCTTCTTCCTTGGCATCACCGGCTCCGCCACCAACAAGGAAGAGGGTATCCGCCTGCTCCGCATCACCGCCCAGCAGGGTCATTACCTCGCCCCGTTTGCCCGCATGATGCTCGCCGTCGCCGCCCTCCGTGACAACCGCCCGCAGGAGGCAAAAAACATTCTGGTCGCTCTCTCGAAACAGTTTCCCCGCAATAGTCTCTATCAAAGGGAGATCGCCCGCATCCCCCAGTAA
- a CDS encoding acyl carrier protein, with product MDEIAERCIAIISKAKTPPLTNVTLDDNFDTLGLDSLDKINISFEVEDVFHIQIPDESINSLRTVRDMVNGVTLLVEQSVSVPEAEETK from the coding sequence ATGGATGAGATCGCCGAACGCTGTATCGCCATCATCTCGAAGGCCAAGACGCCGCCCCTGACGAACGTCACACTGGACGACAACTTCGACACGCTCGGCCTCGATTCGCTCGACAAGATCAACATATCCTTCGAGGTAGAAGACGTCTTCCACATCCAGATTCCCGACGAATCCATTAACTCCCTCCGTACGGTTCGCGACATGGTCAACGGCGTCACGCTGCTTGTAGAGCAGTCGGTCAGCGTTCCCGAAGCGGAGGAGACCAAGTGA
- a CDS encoding glycosyltransferase family 2 protein, which yields MISILILAKNEQIDLPGCLDSVAWSDDIHVLDSFSTDATVAIAQAAGAQITQRVFDNYAAHRNAGLQLQFRHPWVLLLDADERPTPELSREMQQVVLSATPETSGFRFRRRDFLFGTWLKHAQISPFYIRLVRPERSRYTRAVNEVIEVEGQIAELSYPLDHFPFSKGIAHWVSKHNVYSTMEAELIHLQQGLRNPSIKTALRDPDFNTRRLHQKALFYRLPGRPILKWLYMMVLRRAILDGYAGLTYATLQAFYEYLIVLKTRELDRGGA from the coding sequence ATGATCTCGATCCTGATCCTGGCGAAGAATGAGCAGATCGATCTACCCGGCTGCCTCGATTCAGTTGCCTGGTCAGACGACATTCACGTTCTCGACTCCTTCTCGACCGATGCGACCGTCGCGATCGCGCAGGCCGCCGGAGCGCAGATCACTCAACGAGTCTTCGACAACTACGCCGCCCATCGCAATGCCGGCCTTCAACTCCAGTTCCGGCATCCTTGGGTTCTCCTGCTCGATGCCGACGAACGTCCAACGCCCGAACTCTCCCGCGAGATGCAGCAGGTCGTCCTTTCGGCGACCCCCGAAACCAGCGGCTTCCGCTTCCGTCGCCGTGACTTCCTCTTCGGCACCTGGCTCAAACATGCCCAGATCTCGCCCTTCTACATTCGCCTCGTCCGCCCGGAGCGCAGCCGCTACACCCGTGCCGTCAACGAGGTGATCGAGGTTGAGGGGCAGATCGCCGAACTGTCCTACCCGCTCGACCACTTCCCATTCTCCAAGGGAATCGCCCATTGGGTGAGCAAGCACAACGTCTACAGCACCATGGAAGCGGAGTTAATCCATCTCCAGCAGGGTCTTCGCAATCCATCGATCAAGACCGCTCTCCGCGATCCGGACTTCAACACGCGCCGCCTCCATCAGAAGGCGCTTTTCTACCGCCTGCCGGGACGTCCCATCCTCAAGTGGCTCTACATGATGGTGCTTCGCCGAGCGATTCTCGACGGATACGCGGGGCTGACCTATGCAACACTCCAGGCCTTCTACGAGTACCTGATCGTCCTCAAGACAAGGGAACTGGATCGCGGCGGGGCCTGA
- a CDS encoding type III polyketide synthase — MQIASVGTAYPSYRYSQSVITEALKERWGSKLEEPRLLGRLHANCGVDFRHTVFPLETYPTLKGFQQTNDAWIAAAVDLAQQCIKSALDPLGLTAADISAIFSASVTGIASPTLDARLINLMPFPDSVKRTPIFGLGCVAGAAGISRASDYVKAFPDQYALLLSVELCSLTWQDDDQSIANLISCGLFGDGAAAVVIAGADTPHGKKGTGPRVLATRSTFYRNTEHVMGWDIGDNGFTIVLSPDVPKVVNENLRSNVEGFLTENKLSLGDISTYIFHSGGPKVLEAMETSLDLPKDALAPSWKSLSQVGNLSAASVLAVLEGYLKDTPGEPGSYSILAAMGPGFCSELVLLQW; from the coding sequence ATGCAAATCGCGTCAGTCGGCACCGCTTACCCCTCCTATCGCTACTCACAATCGGTCATCACGGAAGCTCTCAAAGAGCGCTGGGGCAGCAAACTGGAAGAACCCCGTCTTCTCGGCCGCCTTCATGCCAACTGCGGCGTCGACTTCCGCCACACCGTCTTCCCGCTCGAAACCTACCCCACCCTCAAGGGCTTCCAGCAGACCAACGACGCCTGGATCGCCGCCGCCGTCGACCTCGCCCAGCAATGCATCAAGAGCGCGCTCGATCCGCTCGGCCTCACCGCCGCCGACATCTCGGCCATCTTCTCAGCCTCCGTCACCGGTATCGCCAGCCCCACGCTCGATGCGCGCCTCATCAACCTGATGCCCTTTCCGGATAGCGTCAAGCGCACCCCGATCTTCGGCCTCGGCTGCGTTGCTGGAGCCGCCGGCATCTCCCGCGCCTCCGACTACGTCAAGGCCTTCCCCGACCAGTACGCCCTCCTGCTCTCGGTTGAACTCTGCTCCCTCACCTGGCAGGATGACGACCAGTCCATCGCCAACCTCATCTCCTGCGGCCTCTTTGGCGATGGCGCCGCCGCCGTCGTCATCGCTGGAGCCGACACCCCACACGGCAAAAAGGGAACCGGCCCACGCGTCCTCGCCACCCGTTCCACCTTCTACCGCAACACCGAGCACGTCATGGGCTGGGATATCGGCGATAACGGCTTCACCATCGTCCTCTCCCCCGACGTCCCTAAGGTCGTCAACGAGAATCTCCGAAGCAACGTCGAAGGCTTCCTCACCGAGAACAAACTTTCGCTCGGTGATATCTCTACCTATATCTTCCACAGTGGTGGACCCAAGGTCCTGGAAGCCATGGAAACCTCGCTCGACCTCCCAAAGGACGCCCTCGCTCCCTCTTGGAAGAGCCTCAGCCAAGTCGGCAACCTCTCCGCCGCCTCCGTACTCGCCGTCCTCGAGGGCTACCTCAAAGACACTCCCGGCGAACCCGGCAGCTACAGCATCCTCGCCGCCATGGGTCCCGGCTTCTGCTCCGAACTGGTCCTCCTGCAGTGGTAA
- a CDS encoding M2 family metallopeptidase: protein MSFKCLSLAACIFAVFFCLSAQNSPAQSGPPTVAEAQAFMDKAEADMLTVGNEAQRAAWVQETYITDDTEAIAAKAGERALNRTNELVVASRRFDKLQLPPDLARKFMLLRLNGAPTDPKLVAELTQTAAALDGMYGKGKYCRPAVAGQAPVCMGIEELDVLMAKSRDPRELLEFWQGWHTISPPMREKYARLVELSNQGAHEFGFKDTGDLWRSGYDMTPAEFSAELERTWQQLQPLYKELHAYVRFKLIQKYGAAAERSDGLIPAHLLGNMWSQEWGNIYDIVAPAPTSGFKMYDLEGALNQQINAKGKLSELDAGKAMARYGERFYTSIGFAPLPDTFWQRSQFIKPRDRDVVCHASAWDVDNEQDLRIKMCIKVDADDFTTVHHEEGHLMYQRAYRHQPLSFRNGANDGFHEAIGDSVALAITPAYLKEIGLIDQIPPPEADIPLQLRTALDKVAFLPFGLLIDKWRWQVFSGETKPADYNKAWWALREQYQGIAPPTERTEANFDPGAKYHIPGNVPYARYFLARIYQFQFYKAMCDASGYKGPLNRCTFYGSKAAGDKLNTMLEAGQSQPWQKTLKTMTGEDHLDAAPMLEYFAPLYQWLKQQNAMNQAKPGWSAAK from the coding sequence ATGTCTTTCAAGTGTCTTTCCCTTGCTGCGTGTATTTTCGCTGTATTTTTTTGCCTGAGCGCCCAAAACTCTCCCGCGCAGAGTGGTCCCCCAACTGTTGCGGAGGCTCAAGCCTTCATGGATAAGGCTGAGGCCGACATGCTGACGGTCGGCAATGAGGCGCAGCGTGCCGCCTGGGTGCAGGAGACCTACATCACCGATGACACGGAGGCAATCGCAGCGAAGGCAGGGGAGCGCGCACTGAATCGAACAAATGAGCTTGTGGTGGCGTCGAGGCGCTTCGACAAGTTGCAGCTTCCGCCAGATCTCGCTCGCAAATTCATGCTGCTCCGGCTGAATGGTGCGCCAACCGATCCAAAGCTGGTGGCTGAGTTGACGCAGACTGCCGCAGCGTTGGACGGGATGTACGGCAAGGGAAAGTATTGCCGGCCAGCGGTCGCGGGTCAGGCTCCAGTATGTATGGGGATTGAAGAGCTGGATGTGCTGATGGCGAAGTCGCGCGACCCGAGGGAGTTGCTGGAGTTTTGGCAGGGGTGGCACACGATCTCGCCTCCAATGAGGGAGAAGTATGCGCGCCTGGTGGAACTCTCGAATCAGGGAGCGCATGAGTTTGGCTTCAAGGATACGGGTGACCTGTGGCGCTCCGGATACGATATGACGCCGGCAGAGTTCTCTGCGGAATTAGAGCGAACATGGCAGCAGCTTCAGCCGCTCTACAAGGAGCTGCATGCCTATGTGCGGTTCAAGTTGATTCAGAAGTACGGTGCTGCGGCAGAGCGGTCGGACGGCTTGATTCCAGCGCATCTGCTCGGCAACATGTGGTCGCAGGAGTGGGGCAACATCTATGACATTGTTGCCCCGGCACCGACGTCCGGCTTCAAAATGTACGACCTGGAAGGTGCGCTGAATCAGCAGATCAACGCAAAGGGCAAGTTGAGTGAGCTGGATGCCGGTAAGGCAATGGCTCGCTACGGCGAACGCTTCTACACCTCGATTGGCTTCGCACCGTTGCCCGATACGTTTTGGCAACGGTCGCAGTTCATCAAGCCGCGTGATCGCGATGTAGTGTGTCACGCGAGCGCCTGGGATGTAGATAACGAACAGGATCTCAGGATTAAGATGTGTATCAAGGTAGATGCTGACGATTTCACGACGGTTCATCATGAAGAAGGACACCTGATGTACCAGCGAGCGTATCGGCACCAGCCGCTCTCGTTTCGGAACGGTGCGAATGATGGATTTCACGAGGCGATTGGCGATTCGGTGGCGCTGGCCATCACGCCTGCGTACCTAAAAGAGATTGGGCTGATCGACCAAATTCCTCCGCCTGAGGCAGACATTCCGCTGCAGCTTCGGACAGCGCTCGACAAGGTGGCGTTCCTGCCGTTTGGGTTGCTGATCGACAAGTGGCGATGGCAGGTTTTTTCAGGCGAGACAAAGCCTGCGGACTACAACAAGGCATGGTGGGCGCTTCGCGAGCAGTACCAGGGCATTGCGCCGCCGACGGAGCGGACCGAAGCTAACTTTGATCCGGGCGCGAAGTACCATATTCCCGGCAACGTCCCGTATGCGCGGTACTTCCTTGCGCGGATCTACCAGTTTCAGTTCTACAAGGCCATGTGTGATGCGTCAGGCTACAAGGGGCCTCTGAACCGTTGCACGTTCTATGGTTCGAAGGCGGCTGGTGACAAGCTCAATACAATGCTTGAGGCGGGACAGTCGCAGCCATGGCAGAAGACGCTCAAGACGATGACGGGAGAGGATCACCTGGATGCTGCGCCGATGCTCGAATACTTTGCACCGCTCTACCAGTGGCTCAAGCAGCAGAACGCGATGAATCAGGCCAAGCCGGGTTGGAGCGCAGCAAAGTAG
- a CDS encoding MiaB/RimO family radical SAM methylthiotransferase, whose amino-acid sequence MTPPAILDAPNLTQPAPARPKVGFVSLGCPKNLVDSEVMMGMLHHNGAELTPRAEDAEIIVINTCSFIDSAKQESVNTILEMVQHKQQNGGKAQRIIVAGCLVERYRDEIRKNIPEVDAVVGTGELEQILFAAGLTPTGHATNSPFQILPRDFNQPSIDAHLQHDLAVQEDPLVNETLVSRAASAVSQHSRPLADPEHGREVAPQLRIVQSLAETGTTHGDEPLNHSGDHIAHLPAGIDAGNTSRPEGDLRQQQGRFSRESWDGATAALPEYLYNDATPRILTTPRASAYIKIAEGCDHPCSFCIIPQLRGKFRSRRMGSIIAEAQNLIAQGVREITLIGQDTTCYGEDLGLKEGLAQLLDALAVLPGLRWLRFLYTYPNKVTTRLLETMARHATVAKYLDVPLQHASASVLKTMKRGGNAQLFLELIEKARRIVPGIVIRTSFIVGFPGETEADYKELEAFVSAAKIDWLGVFTYSDEEGAKAFELADEMKVPSRTIQARRRKLMKLQQKISTAAKADWVGREIDLLVEGESEETELLWEGRTPLHAPEIDGKVFINDFGPHETLVPGTFYRAEITESHDYDVVARILD is encoded by the coding sequence GTGACTCCTCCGGCCATCCTCGACGCTCCTAACCTGACGCAGCCAGCACCTGCGCGTCCAAAGGTCGGTTTCGTCTCGCTCGGCTGCCCGAAGAATCTTGTCGACTCTGAAGTGATGATGGGCATGCTCCACCACAACGGAGCCGAGCTTACGCCGCGCGCAGAAGACGCCGAGATCATCGTCATCAATACCTGCAGCTTCATCGACTCCGCCAAGCAGGAGTCGGTCAACACCATCCTCGAGATGGTGCAGCATAAGCAGCAGAACGGCGGCAAGGCCCAGCGCATCATCGTTGCCGGCTGTCTCGTCGAGCGCTACCGCGACGAGATCCGCAAGAACATCCCGGAGGTTGATGCTGTAGTCGGCACGGGTGAGCTTGAGCAGATCCTCTTCGCCGCCGGTCTCACGCCCACAGGTCACGCGACCAACTCACCGTTCCAGATTCTCCCGCGAGACTTCAACCAGCCCTCCATTGACGCACATCTGCAGCATGATCTCGCTGTCCAGGAAGATCCGCTCGTCAACGAGACGCTTGTCTCTCGCGCTGCCAGTGCGGTCAGTCAGCACTCTCGTCCCCTGGCTGACCCGGAACATGGCCGCGAGGTCGCTCCGCAGCTCCGCATCGTTCAGTCGCTCGCTGAAACCGGCACAACACACGGTGACGAGCCGCTCAATCATTCCGGCGACCACATCGCGCACTTGCCGGCAGGGATCGATGCAGGGAACACAAGCCGCCCCGAAGGCGATCTTCGCCAGCAGCAAGGTCGCTTCTCCCGCGAGTCCTGGGATGGCGCGACAGCAGCACTCCCAGAGTATCTTTACAACGATGCGACGCCGCGTATCCTGACTACGCCGCGCGCGTCAGCCTACATCAAGATTGCCGAGGGCTGCGATCACCCTTGCAGCTTCTGCATCATTCCGCAGCTTCGCGGCAAGTTCCGTTCACGCCGCATGGGCTCGATCATCGCCGAGGCGCAAAATCTCATCGCGCAGGGTGTCCGTGAGATCACCCTCATCGGGCAGGATACGACTTGTTACGGCGAGGACCTTGGACTGAAGGAGGGGCTTGCACAGCTTCTCGATGCGCTGGCAGTTCTACCTGGTCTGCGATGGCTCCGCTTCCTCTACACCTATCCAAACAAGGTCACGACTCGTTTGCTCGAGACGATGGCCAGGCATGCGACTGTCGCCAAATACCTCGACGTTCCGCTTCAACATGCCAGCGCCAGCGTCCTCAAGACGATGAAACGCGGCGGCAATGCGCAGCTCTTTCTCGAACTGATTGAGAAGGCTCGCCGCATCGTTCCGGGGATTGTCATCCGGACCAGCTTTATTGTTGGCTTTCCCGGCGAGACTGAGGCGGACTACAAGGAACTCGAGGCTTTCGTTAGTGCTGCAAAGATTGACTGGCTCGGCGTCTTTACCTACTCGGATGAAGAGGGCGCCAAGGCTTTCGAACTGGCTGACGAGATGAAGGTTCCAAGCCGCACTATCCAGGCTCGTCGCCGCAAGCTGATGAAGCTTCAGCAAAAGATCAGCACGGCAGCTAAGGCTGACTGGGTAGGTCGCGAGATCGACCTGCTCGTCGAAGGCGAATCCGAAGAGACGGAGCTTCTCTGGGAGGGCCGCACACCGTTGCATGCCCCCGAGATCGACGGCAAGGTCTTCATTAATGATTTTGGACCGCATGAGACGCTGGTTCCCGGCACCTTCTATCGCGCCGAGATCACCGAGTCGCATGACTACGACGTGGTCGCCCGCATCCTCGACTAG